The nucleotide sequence GACTTAAGaggatctgtcaatcaaacattcagAACGTTATACACTACACCATAAACGTTTatggagacatctgattggtcagtttataacttggatAACTtggactacagaaaaaaaagaaaaatattgtaagcaaaacaatgtttaaaaaagaattgttaTTCTAGCAAATGTAATGAATAGCTGTTAATATCTCTATAGAAGCctatggaattttggctttttgggtaCTTCCTTTTTGGACTGCAAGGGTGGAGGGGTTACTAactccagttcttatatacagtcagtgCTCTGGACAGAGAGGTGGGGTTCCTATGTGCAATTCTGTTTTGAGGTCTTTGCCCATTATAACCCACCAAACAGCTTAGAATCAACCACTAATGAGTTCCCCCACCCTTTATGGCCACAGCGAGACCCCCACTAAGTGACAGGATGTTAGCCGACCATTCTGAAAATCACTGAATCATTGATATTTGCATTTGCTGAATTCCCCATCACAAAAATAGTTCTCCTTTAAACACCCTTGGTTGTACCGAACATGATGCATAATGAGAAAATGACTCGAATGACTGTAAATCTCCACAGATAAGTGTTCCactctggtcatcttttgatctaccgGTATTTAAAAAGCGTTCACACTGGTTTTGTAATTATGGTTATGCCGATTTTGGCCAagatcaaaaaacctgtgtcgttttctaggacatagtttctgctctgcggcaggagttctttagaaatttacctctgagttgtgggcgggactgttggcagagagtaagcccaccctccTTTCCCCTCTGCGTTGCTGAGAGTTCTCAgtttaacccttgcgctatcttagatgaccccacccttacattgacgtgttctccctaccaaaacaaaggtggataaaggtggaaagatttaaaggtggaaagattaatccatggagaccagtgaagatcacaaatcattgaagaaaaaaggttcagcgcactgtctagtgggtctagatgacccaactcccaatgttaaagtgcctaggatagcacaagggttaagtgaagcaggaagcttgtggcccaccccaTTTTCCTCGGCATGGGTCTTTACTCTGTTGAGTAATGTAATAATTAACTTCATGGACAAAATTGGAGCCTCACGAAACTAATTTAACACAATCTTTCTTGGCTGCCCCCcatgaaagaaataaagacaGTAAACAGGTAAACGGcaacttttaaataatatttaatccttttaaaaactattttaatggcCTTAAAGAGAACAGAAATTCTGACACATGTTCAAGTTTCGAAAaatttgcaaaagtttgaaatTCTTGTGATTTTTGAAAATCCCTTTTGACACATATGATGAATTAAgcacaattttctttttggtaCATTTATTTACAAGCCTTGGGGAGATTCACAGTATTGAatattaatatgttttttttttctactttttttttaagatcttgCTTCAATTAATAGTAGCTCTATAAATTccaatcaaaattaaataaaatacccCTTAACAGACAGAGTTTCAATGTTGTACTAactcaataaatatttttgttcattataaTGTGATTTTGTTAAAATCAAACTTGTCATCAAGAGTGCCCTTGATATTATCGCACTTCTGCAAACTAATCCCAGATCCACACTTAACATGACAAACTTTACATAAAAACTGTCACACAACACACTGCAAAAGCATGAATTATGAAAGTTTTACATCTAAATGTCGACAATACAACATCATTGCAACAAATCTGACAGTAAAACCATTTTTACACAGAATTACAACAAAGACGAGACAACATACCACAGGAGAGAACAGAATCTGTTTTAGTCCTTggatagatttatacatttattaggGAGGAACCTTTATTTATAACGTTTGAGTGTCCTCATCTGCAGTAGCTAATCAGATATATTAAAATAAGAATTGTACTGAGCCCCACATTACCTTTATAGGGAggctaaacattttttcaaccAAAGCCCATCGTATAAAGGCCATTGTATTTCTCCACTTCCCAGGTTGTTATTGTAAATaagaacatgttcttgataGCTTACCTGactaaataaaggttaaataaaataaatataaatgggtcccaaattttaatgaaatgtaATCTGAAGCATGGTAATGGGTTGTGTCCTATTTTCCAATTCTGTAGATAAGACATCCAAGGCGCCTGGTGTTCCAAACTCTGCAAGGAAAAGAGAAATTAACTTTATCATCTGTTGGTATAGTGCCTGATAaactgagttaattcatttcTGCCTAATCACTCTTTGCAATTAACATTCCACATTAAAGTAACAAGTTAAAATAATGTTAGGTTCtgattgattattttttcttacacccaGTTTCAACCTGACAAGAAGATGACTTGGAAAAAtatgaaagcaaacaaacaacttttacttttttatacaaGAATTATTCTTTAAGTATgagaaataaagtcaaaatggCCCAATATTATTTCTTTAAGATTATTTATAGGTGATGATCATCTGAGACATTCTGAAACAAATGTAGAACAAAAGTTGTGCTGATTTATTTTGCATGAATATATGCTGACTACAGTGgggcaagaaagtatttgtcatTGATAGATTTTGCAAGTtgtcacataaaaaaagaagttcatcTTAGATACACTTCAACTGTGCAAGTGAGAATTAAGGAGTACTTTTAAGAAAAttgcgtttttggtgtttttaccaggttattatggcttttttttatgatggagtacaaatatttggaaaataagcttatagcatttctgagtatttctttatacatatttttgtgaaatcgtgagcagacaaaaaaatgctgtaaacaaaatatttgtgatgtagaaaatacgctgggcgcgCCGCAAGCTCACTGTTCcatttcattctgatgcatccacctgcagacaaatacatccatttgtcttagttttcctcgtctgagctggcatccggctcaagtctggatagctccgatattgctcgctatttttgttgtaccggtAATGTTACGTTTGgtatgtgaggggctgtaagctagtgggagagagtgtaaactgaTAAATGATGGAAAGAGGCGGCGGGCTTACTCTGTACCAGTGGTCCTGCTCAAAATTCCAGGGcgaatttctaaagaacaattgcgattctgcagaaactatgtccaagaaaacgacatAAGATTttagatttaggctaaaaatggccTAATCccacttaaaagaccactgggagagcttttacaatagatcaaaagatgatcggagggaGACTTTAACATAATTGCCCTTGTTGATAAGGATGTTATTCTAAACCAAGCCAAAAAGacaattctaaaaaaatgtaacaatattTATAATTTGAGCCTGAAATATTCTTGTCTGAAATTGTATCGTCTTAAAAAAGGGCTTGTGAAGATGGTGTCTCTTCAGTGTGATTTTTGTTATATGTAAAATCAAAGGGGTTTTCTTTTTAGTAAAGTACAtttgtgttgggttttttttacttaaaatttttttaaagtgttaaaatgAATGATCGGTGCATATTTTAGTCTTTAATCCTGCTTCTAAATATCACAGGaagcaaagaaataataaaagtgtttttggtatGATAAAAGGTCTTTGCAGCAAAATggtaaagttaaaaataatgtgaagaatcataaaaaattaaaaataaaatgttgtgctCTGACCTGGAAAATAGTTTGAGTTTCAATAAAGCCCGATCTCCCTCAAGTTGATTTTGATAATGACATCAGTGACAGCATCAAACACAAACTGCACATTCTTGGTGTCTGTGGCACAGGTGAAGTGGGTGTAGATCTCCTTGATGTCCTTCCGTTTGTTTAAGTCTTCAAACCGGCACTGGATGTACGCTGCAGTTTCATCGTATGTACTTCCACCTACAGTAAAAGAGTTGGAAAAAGAAAGTATTAATGTGGATAAAGTGACACAAAATAGACAATAAAATGaggataaaaatgaatgaaaacttgaTCATTTTAATGGATTTTTCTACCTTCAACCCTTCAAACTTGTGTTACTGCTTTTGTAGTtactttcagttttttgttacaATGTGCAGGCCTCCTGCTTGTCTTTAgtgttgcaggtttttgtttCCATTACTGCGAAgcatttagctgttttttttccttacttTAACGTTTGAAATACAAACAAGCATCATTgggttttttaacttttgattttCAAGGTCAAATTTTATAACCTAAATGCAGTAAAACATTTACTATTTGTCACTGTTTCACAGTAACTGTGACCCTTGTTGATCTTTGACAAGAATAGAGGTTTCTATTAAAATGCACTACTCAAATGTAGCAATTTcactgtcaaaaacaaaaatgcaaatttgggGAAATCACTTGAGAAGCCACAGTTTTGCATAGCACAGAATGCTTAGtctcaatgaaataaaaaagtctcACCAGTGTACTCGGGGTAGCAGATAGTGAGAGGACTCCTGCCGATCTTCTCTTCAAACAAGTCCTTCTTgttgaggaagaggatgatggaGGTGAGGGTGAACCACTTGTTGTTGCATATGGAGTCAAAAAGCTTCATGCTTTCATGCATTCGATTCTGAGaggaataaaagcagaaaactggAGTAAACCTGGTTATTATTTagcaacattcttttttttttaggcccTTTCCTTGTAGAGTCACAAACCAAGCTGGCACAGTGCATGTTGACTTCTTCATTTGCATGTACGATACTCTTTCTGCTGAGTAGACCCAACGATTTAGTGATGCCCAACAAATGCAACAACACACCTGTTAGACAGACCAATTAAATCTTCGATTTACAAGCAGATGCTTGTACAAAAACTCTACTCTATTGATACAAAAACTCTACAACCCAGATAACAGTCTCAGCATTTTGTCTTAGTGACATAATGGATCAGCAGGTGTTAATCTGATTGGCACCACCCATGATATCAAGAAATTGATCTTTCAAACAAATCTATtatcaaatatattttaaatacattttaatattaaGTGTGGTGAGATTGTTAATGGTACAATGATTCAATATCACTAAATCACGTGGTCGCAAGTAGGAATACGGTTTGGAAATGTAATGGTTATTGTAATGGTTATTATTGCCAAGTTACTGTGAGCACTGGGGACTAGTTTGATCATTTAACCTTATGAGCAAACGTTCCTAAAAAACACATGCAGTAAAGCTACAACATTATGTAGAAACAGTCCTTTTCTGTGTCAAAAGTCTCTCCTTGTCTTAGTCTGATCGAGACTACTGCATCAAAAACTTTGAATCCGAATGTCCgttttctatgtttttaaaaacgATTTTCAAGGCACACTTAATTTGAATGGCGTGTGAATTAAAACATTAAGCCACTTGCTttaaacagaaatttaaaaaaaacaaagaacgaTGGAAATCTCTCTCTAAATCTCACTGTATTTAAACacccacttcaataaaaaaaatgtgtttttggtgtttttaacatgcttttgtggcatttttcttaagatggaggacacatacaaaataattaggctttaaattgcatttctaagtatttctataattaaattgttgtgaatcaggagcagagggaaaaattatgttggaaaaagagtttatttgtgacgtggaaaataTGCTGGGGAGGCCACTAGCTCcctgttctgctgctttttgaTGCATCTGCAcgttatgtctttgttttccttgtacgagctggcatctgaatcAAAATTGTACAGAtggatagctgcaatatttctcgccatttttgttgcactggtaattttATGTTGGGGATGTTAGGGGCTGTAAAATAGTGGGAGATCATGTAAACAGAGTGCTCAGTTAGTGGCCTCAACTggtgactttttttccccaagagataaagaaaattgataaaatgataacaacaaaataataatggaaaacatttttacatgtatCCAAATCAAGTATATTTGGCCTCTCTGTAcaaatctttcattttaaacCGACTGGCTGAAAATCCTGAAGAGTCGCTTGAGGTATCACCTCCTGTGATTTACAAGCTTGAGTGTAAATCACTCGACCTGGTTTGGTGAAGTGCCACTTTCAAGCCTGGAATGTTTCATTTGATCCCTCTTTTTCAaatcacacaacacattaaaatcaaaatagGCAGACATCCTTTAGCTTATCTTGTTCCCCATTTTGCATAAATGAAATTGGACTTACAAAAGCTTTACAATAAGTACTTAGAATTTTGTAAAAACACGCTTGTCTTTACTAAATTCAAGCCAAATGCAGATTGTGTAGTCTGGGAGCTGCAGAATGCTGCTGTTCCTTCAGTATGAAATGTCAGCTTGAATGCTGCACCTGTCACCATAATACCCCCTTTAATTTGGTATCTCTTACTAATGAAGGCACAGTGCTCATCCACAAGGGATTACAGGATTCCACAGGTAATCACCATCCTAAGTAAATTGTTAGCAATCGCAAAAATCCATGCTTTTAAAAGAGCAGTCCAGGTCGCGCTCaatgatgaagaaaacaaaaaatgtaaagaaatagtCTAGAATTCAGTTTGTACAttcacaaaatgtatttatccAAGGTTGCAAGTTATTGATTTTGTGGTCACGCATGTACCCATCACTTACCATCTCCTCATCCTCAGCCAAGACAAGGTCATAATCACTGAGCGCTACACAGAAAATGATTGCTGTGACTCCCTCAAAGCAATGGATCCACTTCTTTCTCTCAGAACGCTGACCTCCAACATCAAACATCCTgaggacacacaaacacccagaCTCAGCGAATGTATTAGCAAATGGCTGTagttttaatgtcattttaataTCAGTGGTTTATAAGGATTTTAAATCCAGGGCAGGGGCACAACATGTGGGCGCACACAcgcgcatgcacacacataggCATGCTGGTGACCTAACTTCGTAATCTCCTGTTGGCCTGCACTGCCTCTACCTCCACCTGAGACTCTCGGAGGCAAACTGAATCTGCAGGGAGCTgacacagaaataaaataaaagactgcTGTGCTGCAACACCAATTCAGTGATTACTTGTTCCGGAGCATTTCTATGAGGTCGCCAAAAAGGGAAGGGAGCCTACTACAGTTAATGTTTCACCATTAGTTATAGGACCCGCAGCGTGCTAAAGATGAAGGAAACgttttcttaaaaacacaaaccacaaaGCCATGAACTGTGTTTCTACAAACACAGATCTCCAATCTGCATATGTGACCaaattaaaaagcagaaaataccACATCAAGTTTGAAGCAAATTTAAATGTGTTCCTGTTTTATCCTTAGTAGTTCCCCAGTAAAGCATGTTAAATCTGGTatgtaaaaaaattagaatgGAATAGACTTTACTGTCATTCTGACATTTTACATGCACAACGAAATTTCAGAAAGTGTCCTTACAGTCGCGTTTTGAGAAACACAATGTTGTAGTGCCATTTAAGGCAAATTTAAAACACACCACATaagggaaataaaaataaataaataatacttATTCCACAAATTTGCCCATATGTTGCACAAAGTAGTCAGCTTATTGCACAAGTTGGCCCAAACTCATTGCACAAATAGTCCACTTATTGCACAGCCAGTCCGTTTCAGCAGCACTTCTTGAGTGTATTATGTTTGTTGGGCGTGGTGATGACTGCTGGatagaaactgttttttaatctgtttgttcGTGTTCTGATTGCTCTATACCGCTGTTAGTGTTTCATTgcaagaattatttttttatttgctaatttttctaaaataaatatgcaagaaagcaaaaaaaaacaacaacattcaaataaaaataagaacacAAGCTATAAAGAcataaacatataaaaacataaaactttaaCATAAAAAGTGAGAACAAGTACAAGACGTAggttaaaatgtgaaaactcTCAAAGAAACTATGATAAATACAAGTATACATTTCATTAAGAGTATAAAATGTCAACAGTCAACACAAGTGCATGTGCAGATCCCCTACCGCATGAATTCTACAACAAAATACATCCATCATTTTCAACAAAATTTATAACTTTAGTTTCACAATATGAAGATAagaaaaaattaagatcaaCGGGCGTTTGAACAAATTCCAAATAGGTGGATTTGTGAACATTGTGAACAAATCTAATCAACGTGTGAATGTGTGATATTGCCTAATCAATTGATGTGAAAGTATTTTTATCATGACAATCAATAAActagtatttttctttatttgatctGCAATGCGTAGCCATGATTTCTGAATTcatgtgataatgtgttctaatgTTAATCAATGAGTACTATGTATCTGTTCATGTCATTGTTAACTGACATTATGTTTTCTGCGGATTatcataataatcataataatttttctgtgtttttaaattagGACATGACTTTATTTCtgaaaagggttttaaaatatATCTGCAATTTTTTGCATTGTATAccattaatgcttgaaataaagcaATACATCAAATCAAATAATCTCTACAAAGAAATTACAGTGCGGCTCAGCATCAGCTCATGTTCCCTCTGTCTGTGAAGTTCAACAgttttttgtgttggtttttctCGTGAGCAGCAGTTGGACTCACTTAAAGTAGAGATCTTTGAAGGTGAAGTGAGTTTCCACAATCCCGGTGGTTTTCACACGTGTACGCAGCACGTCTTGTTGAGTCGGGACGTAATTTAGCTCACAAATCCTGTCCAGGTCGTTCAGGTAGCTGAGGGGTAGAAAAATGACATGAACTAAAGGGGAGCCATGTTTACTTAGGCAACAAACTGACAGTTTCCTTCTGGAGATATTCAAAAAGTAATTTAGAAAACCATTTACTTGGAATAATcgtggaaaataaaacaaaattctaaTGTCTAAAACTCTACTGCTGGACAGTTTTCAGATGCTCAACATGTGGATGAGTTTGCCAATAGGAAATATGAATCTTTACTAGGAGATGGTGCCTCTAACTAACTAAATTCtacatgaaaagttaaaaaatatggaCAAGGGGCAAGAAGCGACACTTAAATCAGGCAGCACAAATGCACAAATCTCAAATTACAACTTGAATTACTTTTAGCATCCATGTATTCTTgcatttcttcccttttttcaaACATACAGGTCAAACCAAGGCCTTTCAGAGCTGCAGTGTTACAGGCAGGAAGAAAACGTCAAGCCGAAGAATTGCTCCGCTTGCACACATCTCAGGGCAACACGGAAAAACACTAAATATGGGCTCATATTTTCATAGATGATAAACATTGTCTCCTTGTGAGTTGAGTAAAAACAGACTAACACTGCTTGTTCCTTCGTCGCACACTGTGGACAAAGTGCACACAGTCATGACAACTCCACTGTTTTCACAACAAAGAGCATGTCCTTCAGGCTAAGTGACTATTTTTTGCGGAACAAATGGGTTATGgagaaaaacagatgaaaaaatctTGAGTTTCACTTTtggataaatatttttaaacacatcTATATTTAGCTTAGCTCGCTTAGATGCACTTTTATCTACATTTCATCAATTTCATGACTGGATTATGCTGTCTATGTGGCTGTAAGCAAACCCTCTCAAACAAGCTGACACAGGAATGCAAAGGACTAGAATGGTCATGTCTTTTTCTGCATTCCAGAAAAATTGTTACAGAAACAAGTGAGAGAAACTCCTTTCAGTTAAAGCTCACCAGATATTCGCAAAAGGACACATCATGAGATACCATCAAATcagcagcattaaaaaaaacatcagtaatctATGACTGCGGCAACGTAATCCTGTTGTTTATATTTCTCAGCGTCCACTGCTTTCCGTCAAGTCCTTACTATGCAGCTGAGTCGTTGAGCTGATATTCCCGTGATCGATCGAAGCAGGCCTGGACTCCGCTGTCGTTCCACAACCTTCGAATCACGCCTGTCAGCTCAGCAGACATCACACCTTCGTCTGCTGTGCTCGCCAGGGCAAACAGCTGGCGGGCATCATCCTGCCAACAGATGTTTATGCTGTAAAACTGTTGCTGTGTTTCACAGCGTGGACAAGCATGTTTGCTTACCTCCCGTGCAGCATTTCCAAAATCTATGTTCAGCTGGCCCATTGCCCTGATGATGGCCATGATGGACTGGATGGTGTTGCTGTATACCACCACTTTGTACTGCTTGCACTCTTCCTCTGAATAGCCATCTTCATGGATGATTCTGACATAGTATGGTTTTAAAAGTGACACAGGTATAAGACATTATGACCGACTACTGCTAGAAATGTTCCATGTTTGGAAAAATTCATGCATCACTGTCATTAGTGCTGGAATTTGAGCTTCAGTGAGCATGGCTAATTGTGGGAACCAGGGGAATCTATTCAGGTCATGCCAGGCTACAACTGCCCTCTGTGGGCTTTGTTCAGAAAGCTATGCAAATGGAGGCTTCGTCCTCCCTAAGCACCGCAAAAGGAAGCTCCTGCTTTGCTACCacatcatttttataaaaaaagaagctccACAGAGTGACAGCTAAAAGAgagctttaatgtttttaacagaACGTTCCACGAGTACAGCTAtctggactttaaaaaaaaaaaaacatctgtgacTTACTTCATCTGTTTCACTATTGTGCTTTTCCCAGACTCCCCAGCACCTGGAAAAAGAGGAACATTGGTATTTCAGTATAAGATGTCAAAATCCCGGGAAGTCTGGCTTACTACTTAATGTGAGCATATAGGTGGGTTGACATTTATGTGGCAACATAAAAGCGTGGGAAACTAACACctgattcattttaaatttcataATAATGGGCATCAGTGATATAGGTGATAAACTGTCTCAAGTGACCTCAAAGCTATTTAAACCTCCATTACAATAAACACAATAACTTAagatgaaaaatagaaaaaagctaAAGTGTCCAGAGTCATTGCAGTATTTTTTACAGCAAACAGCTAAAGAGGAAGTAGCAGCCATGCTTTATGTTTTACTGTAGGGACAACCTGAGATTTCTTGCTGCTCCAGTCGTCAGAGAGCACAGGGgtcataaaaataatacatatgACTCAAGGACAAGTAGCCTCTGTCAGCAGTTTCAACAAATATCAAGCTGATCTGGGGCAAACCCAACTGTGCAACACAAGGGGAAGCAGTTCTTTCATGATTTTTCAAACTAGTTCCCCAAAATCTTAACTGCAAGGTGTGGGGAGTTTTCAATGCTGAATAAAGAGAAATGGAGACTTTCCTTTACATATGTTCCCTAAACAAtcgagggggggaaaaaagaatgatattctttttaaaaaggaagtATGGAGTCCTCTCATGGACATCACTTCTCTGTTTTCACGTTGATAGcactcagtttaaaaaaatgtgctcaACAAAAACTAATACAACCACAAAGGCATGGGATTCTTAAACAATGTTGTTGAGAATGAAAACAGTGTTGTTTACTGttgcctttaacttttttttttttaaatacctgtCCTCATAAAATTGAGGCAAAATTAACTTATTTGAGCTTAAATGCACAAAGTGTAAATACATGATGTGCACAGGGATATCATTTGTGTtccaatttttttattgctctgTTTGCAAagtttttaagaacatttttttaaatacataaatatcaGCAAATTTCTTAATATGCAAGCAGCTGGTTT is from Oryzias latipes chromosome 7, ASM223467v1 and encodes:
- the LOC101158355 gene encoding guanine nucleotide-binding protein G(k) subunit alpha isoform X2, which gives rise to MKIIHEDGYSEEECKQYKVVVYSNTIQSIMAIIRAMGQLNIDFGNAAREDDARQLFALASTADEGVMSAELTGVIRRLWNDSGVQACFDRSREYQLNDSAAYYLNDLDRICELNYVPTQQDVLRTRVKTTGIVETHFTFKDLYFKMFDVGGQRSERKKWIHCFEGVTAIIFCVALSDYDLVLAEDEEMNRMHESMKLFDSICNNKWFTLTSIILFLNKKDLFEEKIGRSPLTICYPEYTGGSTYDETAAYIQCRFEDLNKRKDIKEIYTHFTCATDTKNVQFVFDAVTDVIIKINLREIGLY
- the LOC101158355 gene encoding guanine nucleotide-binding protein G(k) subunit alpha isoform X1; its protein translation is MGCTISAEDKAAVERSKMIDKNLREDREKSSREVKLLLLGAGESGKSTIVKQMKIIHEDGYSEEECKQYKVVVYSNTIQSIMAIIRAMGQLNIDFGNAAREDDARQLFALASTADEGVMSAELTGVIRRLWNDSGVQACFDRSREYQLNDSAAYYLNDLDRICELNYVPTQQDVLRTRVKTTGIVETHFTFKDLYFKMFDVGGQRSERKKWIHCFEGVTAIIFCVALSDYDLVLAEDEEMNRMHESMKLFDSICNNKWFTLTSIILFLNKKDLFEEKIGRSPLTICYPEYTGGSTYDETAAYIQCRFEDLNKRKDIKEIYTHFTCATDTKNVQFVFDAVTDVIIKINLREIGLY